TTCGACGTCGCCGGGGCCGGTACGGGCGTCGTGGAGGCCGACCGGCTGCTCGGCGCGGACCGCATCCGCTCGGGCGACGCGGTGATCGCCATGGCGTCCTCCGGGCTTCACTCCAACGGGTACTCCCTGGTCCGCCACGTCCTGCTGAACACGGCCGGCCTGGCCCTGGAGTCCGAGGTCGCCGAGCTCGGCCGCACCCTCGGCGAGGAGCTGCTGGAGCCCACGAAGATCTACTCGCTGGACTGCCTGGCGCTGACCCGCACCACCGATGTGCACGCGTTCAGCCACATCACCGGCGGCGGACTCGCGGCCAACCTGGCCCGCGTGATCCCCGACGCGCTGCACGCCGTCGTCGACCGCTCCACCTGGACCCCGGGCGCCATCTTCGACCTGGTCGGCAGGACCGGGAACGTCGAGCGCCTCGAGCTGGAGAAGACCCTGAACATGGGCGTCGGCATGATGGCGATCGTCCCCGCGGAGTCCGCCGACGTCGCCCTCGCGACCCTGGCCGACCGCGGAGTCGACGCCTGGGTGGCCGGCGAGATCACCGACCGGGGCGCGAAGGAGACCGGCGCGGAGCTGGTCGGAGACTACGCCGCCTGATCCCGCGGCCGGCGACCGTGCCGACAGCACAGAAACCGGTCGGTGGCAGTGCCACCGACCGGACTGGTCAATGCAAGGTCAAGCGCCGCGACGGTGCTGGTGAGGACTCTCGTCCTCATCCTCGTCGTCGTCCTCGTAGAGGTCGGCGTACCGACGGTACAGGTCGTCGTCGTCATGCTCATCGGCGTCCTCGAAGCGGTCACCGTTCGGCGACTGGTTCGACGGCGACGTCGATGCGCCCAGCTCCTCGGCCAGGCGTGAGAGGTCCGTCCCACCGCTGTTGTACTTCAGCTGGCGGGCGACCTTCGTCTGCTTGGCCTTGGCCCGGCCGCGCCCCATGGCTCGACCCCCTCAACGACGGGGCTCGACGGCCCCAGAGTCTGACACGCGTTCATGATCTGGAACGGACTCTCCATGGAGAGGCCGGTCCGTAGGGCTTCCACGGTACCTGAGCCCGCGCCCATACGGTACGTCGCCCGCAGCACGCGCGTGTGCGCAGGACCGTCGAGGCGCCCTGTCCTCGCTGGTCAGTGGCGATTTTAACCACTTATCGGGGAACGACCCGCCGGTGGAAGTGAGAGTTCTCTCCAAGTTCCCGCCGACGGGTACCGCTCACCTGTGCGACCGGATCACTGCGGAGCGTGCCCGGAGCGCGCCTCGGCCATCCGCTGCTCGGCGATCCGGTCGGCCGCGGCGGCCGGCGGAATCCCGTCATCCTTCGCACGTGCGAAGATTGCGAGCGTGGTGTCGAAGATCTTCGCGGCCTTCGCCCTGCACCGGTCGAAGTCGAACCCGTGCAGCTCGTCGGCGACCTGGATGACACCGCCCGCGTTCACCACGTAGTCCGGCGCGTAGAGGATCCCCCGGTCGGCGAGGTCCTTCTCCACACCGGGGTGGGCGAGCTGGTTGTTGGCCGCGCCGCACACCACTCTGGCGGTCAGCACCGGGACGGAGTCGTCGTTCAGGGCGCCGCCGAGCGCGCAGGGCGCGTAGATGTCGAGCCCCTCGAGCCGGATCAGGTCCTCGGTGCCGGCGACCGCCGTCACGCCCGCGGGGTACTGTTCGAGGATCCGCTGGACGGCGTCCTTGCGCACATCGGTGATCACGACCTCGGCGCCCTCGTCGCGCAGGTGCCCGACCAGGTGACGGCCGACCTTGCCGACGCCGGCGATGCCGACCTTGCGGTCGCGCAGCGAGGGGTCGCCCCACAGGTGCTGGGCGGAGGCGCGCATGCCCTGGTAGACGCCGAAGGCGGTGAGGACGGAGGAGTCGCCGGCGCCGCCGTTCTCGGGGGAGCGGCCGGTGGTCCAGCGGCACTCGCGGGCCACGACGTCCATGTCGGCGACGTACGTGCCGACGTCGCAGGCGGTGACGTAGCGCCCGCCGAGCGAGGCGACCATGCGGCCGTAGGCGAGCAGCAGCTCCTCGGTCTTGTCGCGCTCCGGGTCGCCGATGATCACGGCCTTGCCGCCGCCGTGGTCGAGACCGGCCATGGCGTTCTTGTACGACATGCCGCGCGCGAGGTTGAGGGCGTCGGCGACCGCCTCGGCCTCGGTCGCGTACGGGTAGAAGCGCGTGCCGCCGAGGGCCGGGCCCAGGGCGGTGGAGTGGATGGCGATCACGGCCTTCAGGCCGGTGGCGCGGTCCTGGCAGAGCACGACCTGCTCGTGGCCTCCCTGGTCCGAGTGGAACAGGGTGTGCAGGACATCGGCAGGTGCGCCAATTACGTCGGTCACTGTGGTGACTCCTGTGTAAAGAGCGACGTTGTGGGGTGGACCCCTGGGGGCACCCCCACTGGTGGTGGGGGAGGGTGGCGGGGTGCCATGCGCGGCCGGTGGGCCGCAGACATGAGCGTAGAGCCTTGGTGCGACCACCATCCGTGCAGTGTTCAGGATCACTCTCCCGTGCCGCTTCCGCACGCATGACCGTGGGACGATTTGCAGTGGTTTCGAGGCGGACCCGATGGGGAGGGAGCAGGCGTGCCGAAGGTGTCCTCCGTGGTCGTCCCCTATGCCGCGTACCTGCGCGTGTACGAGCCGCTGGGCGCCTTCCCCGAGCCGGAGCGCGACCACTGGGCGCGCTACGCCCGCCGCCCCGACCGCCCCACCTACCAGGACGAACTGCGCCGCTCCCTCGCCGACTTGCTGCCCACCCCGCCGGTCGCGGTGCCCGTGCACGAGAGCAGCGACGCCTTCGTGGCGGAGGTCGACGGCGTGGTCTGCGTGTGCCCCTGGCGGACCCGGCTGCGCGGCTGGCAGGCGCTCGGCGAGCTGGCCGAGGAGCTGCCGGCACCCGTCCTGGACGCCGTGCTGCCCCCGGTCGTACGGCGCCAGGCCGCCCAGGACTACGAGCGCTGGCTGGCCCGCAACCCCGACGCCCGCCCGTGGATCCGCACGGCGACCTGGCAGGTGCCGCTGAACTGGTTCGTGCTGGTCTCCGACGGGGAGCGGCAGTACGAGAAGGGCACCGCCGACGTGCCGCCGCTGCTGCGCTACCGCACGCCCATGGTGCAGGCCCGGCGCCGGGTGGCGCGGGCGCTGCGCACGCTGCGGGACACCGTGGAGGAGGGGCCGCTGATCGACGGTCTCGTGGACGTCGGGCGCTGGCTGGAGGAGTTCCATCCGCGCTCGCTGGTGGAGCTGGACTACGGCGGCCTGGTGCATGTGCTGCCGGCCGGTGAGCTGGAGGGCGACCACTCGGCCGCGGACGTGGCCGAGGGCATCGACGCGCTGCGCCGGGGCGACGGGGCGGCGGCCGGGGAGGCCTACGCGCGGCTCGTGGAGCGGTGGCGCGCGGTGCGGGACCGGCGCTCGGCGAACTGAGGTTCCCGGATCGCGGCGAGAGTGACGTAGGTCACGGCTCGAACGGCGTCGAACAGCGTACGGTCTAGGCCACTTGACCCGCTCACGGGACGATGGTCCCGATCTGGACTTTTGTCTCAAGGGTGATGGACAGCACTTACAAGAGCCTTGCCCTAAGTGCCGCCCCTCATGCCAAAATAGGACAAGGAGTCCGGGGAGGACTCCGTTCGCCCAACTGTGCTCCAATGTGGGCGGATTCTCAGCATTGCACGCTTTGGGGGGTCTCGTGACTCCTGATCGTCCTGTGACTGATCGTCACAGTGGCGTGACTGTCCGCTATGGCATGGTCCATCGGCTTCCGTCGCTGATGGACACCTGGGAGGGCAATTCCATCGGTTTGGCCGACGCGGCTGGACAGATGGTGTAGTTGTAGTGCCGAGGACAAGCCGTTCGTCCTATAACCGACTCGACTCGCGTCCGCCATTTCGGGCAACGCGGGTCAAGGTGCAGAATTTAGAGGAAAGAACCGAGAAGGTTCGGTTCTCCCGAGGAGGCCGCTCATGACCGCTCGCACCCCTGATGCCGAGCCGCTGCTGACCCCGGCTGAGGTCGCCACGATGTTCCGCGTCGACCCCAAGACGGTCACGCGGTGGGCGAAGGCCGGCAAGCTCACGTCCATCCGTACGCTCGGCGGGCACCGCCGCTACCGCGAGGCCGAGGTCCGCGCTCTGCTCGCGGGTATCCCGCAGCAGCGCAGCGAGGCCTGAACAACCGCATAACCGGGCAATACGGCTGGTCCCCCAACCCGCCGAGGCGCCCGGAACCCTAGCTCCAAGCGACGCGGGACCTGCCCCAACAGGGCCCTCGCCCAAGCCGAAGAGAACGTTGTAGGCAGCGACACAGGGTGCGTCGTCGATCGCGCTGGACTCCGCCGGGTCCAGCGCGATCTTTTTTGTGCGCGGCCGGGGTGCGAGTGCCGTACGTGTGCGCGGCCTTGTCGGAGTCTGGGCGGGGGTGTCGGAACGGCTGTGGGGCAGCCCTGAGAGCAGTGCAATTGCACATATTAAATTGACCCGTTGTAGGACCGGGGTAAGTACCGCCCTTTCGGAAACTCATGCGGTGACTCCCGTCACATGGCTCGGCTGTTGTTGCCGGCGGCACGAGTGCGCTAAAGGAGCGGTGCCGTGCCAGCGTCCCACGCCTGCACGGGTGTTGGGGCTCGGACGGGGTCAGGCGGTGCGGGGACGTTCGTCCTCGGCTTCCTCGTCGCTCGCCTCGAGGTCCCGCGAGCCGGCGTCCATCGCCAGCCGCAGGAGGTGATGGCAGATGGGACAGTGGCGGGTGAGATGCCGGTAGGACGACGCGGCCGACAGATGCGCCCTGAGCAGCGCCCGCGTCTCGTGCCTGACCGATGCCGCCATACCCCACCTCCGCGGACCGCACAGGGGAACGGGCCCTGTCTTCTGGGTACCGACGGAATGTGACGCCGTCAAGGTGCCGAGCGCCTGCGGCGGAGGCGAAGAGAGGGCGGCTTCAGGGGGCTCCACCGCCCCGGAGCGCCGTGGCAGGGCGACGAGGGCCGGTGGGGCGGCCATGCACCCTTGACGGCCGCGAGCCCGCTCTGCGGCCCTGAAGGGACGCGCAGCGCTTGATCGCGGCTTCGCCGCGGGCGCGGCCTCCGGGTGAGGCGGGGCGGTGATGGGTGTATGACTGAGGCCCGCATCCCTTTCGGGTGCGGGCCTCAGTCGTTTCTGCGGTCCTGACGGGATTTGAACCCGCGGCCTCCACCTTGACAGGGTGGCGAGCACTCCAAACTGCTCCACAGGACCAGGTTTCGCGGCGCTTTGGTTGTGCACTGCGCTGCGAGAAGAGACTGTACAGGAGGCGAGGCCGCCTGGTCGAACTCACTCCCTGTGCGTGTGCTGTCACGGCACTGCCGAGTCGATCGCCTTCACGATCCGCTTGTCGGAGACGGGGTACGCGGTGCCGAGGGCGTGGGCGAAGTAACTGACCCTCAGCTCCTCGATCATCCAGCGGATGTCCAGGACCTGCTGCGGCACCGGACGGCCCTGGGGGAGCTGCTCCAGGAGCCAGGCGTACTCGTCCTGCATCTCGTGGACCTTCTCCATACGCGTGGTGTCCCGCTGGACGTTCGTCGGCATCTGCTGCAGACGCCGGTCCGCCGCCACCAGGTAGCGCATCAGGTCGGGGAGGCGCCGTATGCCGGCCCACGTGACGAACCCCGGCTTCACCAGGGCGTCCAGCTGCTTGCGGACGTCCGTCAGGTTCGCCAGCAGCGCCGGGCTCTGCACGGCCTTCAGACGGCGCTCACAGGCCTGCCACGCGGCCAGCACCTGCTGCACCTGGGCGACCGTACGGACCGTCGTGTCGACGATCTCCGCGCGCACCCTGTCGTACAGCTTGCGGTACGACTCCTCGTCCCACGCCGGGCCGCCGAAGTCCGCGATCAGCTTGTCGGCCGCCGCCATCGCGCAGTCGTCGAAGAGGGCCTGGATCGAGCCGTGCGGGTTCGCGGACAGCGCCAGCTTCTGGGCGTTCGTCAGCTTCTCGGACGCGAACTTCGCCGGGTTCACCGGGATGTTGCGCAGGATCAGCCGCCGGGTGCCCTTCCACATCGCCTCGGCCTGCTCGGCCTCCGTGTCGAAGAGGCGGACCGAGACCGTGTCGCCGTCGTCGACCAGGGCCGGGTAGGCCTTGACCGGCTGGCCGGCGCGGCGGGTCTCGAAGACACGGGTGAGCGTGCCGATCGTCCAGTCGGTCAGGCCCGTGCGCTCCAGGGACTCGCCGCCCTCGCGGGACGCGGTCGCCGCCGCTGCCTGGGAGAGGGCCTTGCGGGCCTTCGGCTTCAGGCGCAGCTTCAGGGCCTGAAGGTCCTTGTCCTCGGCCAGCTTCCGGCGTCGCTCGTCGACGATCCGGAAGGTGATCTTCAGATGGTCGGGGACCTTGGACCAGTCGAAGTCGTCGGCCTCGAACGGCACGCCGACCATCCGCTTCAGCTCGCGGGCCATCGTCACCGTCAGCGGCTCCTGGAGGGGCACCGCCTTCTCCAGGAACGCCTTCGCGTAGTTCGGCGCGGGGACGTAGTTGCGGCGGATCGGCTTGGGGAGGGAGCGGATCAGCTCCGTCACGACCTCCTCGCGCAGGCCCGGGATCTGCCAGTCGAAGCCCTCGTCCGTGACCTGGTTGAGCACCTGGAGCGGGATGTGGACGGTCACGCCGTCGGCGTCCGCGCCCGGCTCGAACTGGTAGGTGACCCGGAACTTCAGGTTGCCCTGCCGCCAGGTGTCCGGGTAGTCGGCCTTGGTGACCGCCTCCGCCGACTCCCGGATGAGCATCTCCCGCTCGAAGTCCAGGAAGTCCGGCTGCTCCTGCCGCTTGCGCTTCCACCAGGAGTCGAAGTGCGCGCCGGACACGACGTGTCCGGGCACCCGCTGGTCGTAGAAGTCGAACAGCGTCTCGTCGTCGACCACGATGTCCCGGCGCCGCGCCCGGTGCTCCAGCTCCTCGACCTCGCTCAGCAGCCTGCGGTTGTCGGCGAAGAACTTGTGGTGCGTACGCCAGTCGCCCTCGACCAGCGCGTTGCGGATGAACAGCTCGCGGCTGACCTCGGGGTCGATCCGGCCGTAGTTCACCTTGCGCTGGGCGATGATCGGGACGCCGTACAGCGTGACCTTCTCGTACGCCATCACGGCCGCCTGGTCCTTCTCCCAGTGCGGCTCGCTGTACGTCCGCTTCAGTAGATGCCCGGCGAGCGGTTCGACCCACTCCGGCTCGATCTTCGCGTTGACCCGCGCCCAGAGCCGGGAGGTCTCCACCAGCTCGGCCGACATCACGAACTTCGGCTGCTTCTTGAACAGCGCCGAACCCGGGAAGATCGCGAACTTGGCGTTGCGGGCGCCCAGGTACTCGTTCTTGCTGCCGTCGCGTACGTCCTTCATCCCGATGTGGGACAGGAGGCCGGCGAGCAGCGAGACGTGGATGCGGTCGGCGGGGGCGTCAGTACCCGCCGAAGGCTCCTCGAGGTGCATGCCCATCTGCTTGGCGACCGTGCGCAGCTGGGTGTAGATGTCCTGCCATTCGCGGATGCGCAGGAAGTTCAGGTACTCCTGCTTGCACATCCGGCGGAACGAGCTGGAGCCCCGCTCCTTCTGCTGCTCGCGGATGTACCGCCACAGGTTGAGGTAGGCGAGGAAGTCGCTGGTCTCGTCCTTGAAGCGGGCGTGCTGCTGGTCGGCCTGGGTCTGCCTGTCGGCCGGACGCTCGCGCGGGTCCTGGATGGACAGGGCCGCCGCGATGACCATGACCTCGCGGACGCAGCCGTTCTTGTCGGCCTCCAGGACCATCCGGGCCAGACGCGGGTCGACGGGCAGCTGGGCCAGCTTGCGGCCGGTCTCGGTGAGGCGCTTGCGCGGGTCCTTCTGCGCCGGGTCCAGCGCGCCCAGCTCCTGCAGCAGCTGCACGCCGTCGCGGATGTTGCGGTGGTCCGGCGGGTCGATGAAGGGGAACTTCTCGATGTCGCCGAGGCCGGCCGCGGTCATCTGCAGGATGACGGAGGCCAGGTTCGTCCGCAGGATCTCGGCGTCCGTGAACTCCGGGCGGGCGAGGAAGTCCTCCTCGGAGTACAGGCGGATGCAGATGCCGTCGCTCGTACGGCCGCAGCGGCCCTTGCGCTGGTTGGCGCTGGCCTGCGAGATCGGCTCGATGGGCAGCCGCTGGACCTTGGTGCGGTGGCTGTAGCGGCTGATCCGGGCGAAGCCGGGGTCGATGACGTACTTGATGCCGGGCACCGTCAGGGACGTCTCGGCGACATTCGTGGCCAGCACGATCCTGCGCCCGGTGTGCGGCTGGAACACCCGGTGCTGCTCGGCGTGCGAGAGCCGGGCGTACAGCGGAAGGATCTCCGTGAACCGGTACTTCTTCTTCTCCAGGGCATCCGCGGTGTCCCGGATCTCGCGCTCCCCGGAGAGGAAGACGAGGATGTCGCCGGGGCCTTCGGCCTGGAGTTCCTCGACGGCGTCGCAGATCGCGGTGATCTGGTCGCGGTCGGCGTCCTCGGAGTCCTCCTCCAGCAGCGGCCGGTAGCGCACCTCGACCGGGTAGGTCCGGCCGCTGACCTCGATGATCGGGGCGTCGCCGAAGTGCCGGGAGAACCGCTCGGGGTCGATGGTCGCCGAGGTGATGACGACCTTCAGGTCCGGCCGCTTCGGCAGCAGCTGGGCCAGGTAGCCGAGCAGGAAGTCGATGTTGAGGGACCGCTCGTGGGC
This genomic interval from Streptomyces sp. NBC_00557 contains the following:
- a CDS encoding DUF6274 family protein, translated to MAASVRHETRALLRAHLSAASSYRHLTRHCPICHHLLRLAMDAGSRDLEASDEEAEDERPRTA
- the bldC gene encoding developmental transcriptional regulator BldC; translation: MTARTPDAEPLLTPAEVATMFRVDPKTVTRWAKAGKLTSIRTLGGHRRYREAEVRALLAGIPQQRSEA
- the hrpA gene encoding ATP-dependent RNA helicase HrpA encodes the protein MSTHPAPALGTLAPRLTELSLRDAHRLGRRLEGARKIRKPEARAAVLAEIEAEVGKAEARMAERRARVPAVGYPEQLPVSQKKDEIAAAIRDHQVVIVAGETGSGKTTQIPKICLELGRGVRGMIGHTQPRRIAARTVAERVAEELKTPLGEAVGWKVRFTDQVNPDATFIKLMTDGILLAEIQTDRELRAYDTIIIDEAHERSLNIDFLLGYLAQLLPKRPDLKVVITSATIDPERFSRHFGDAPIIEVSGRTYPVEVRYRPLLEEDSEDADRDQITAICDAVEELQAEGPGDILVFLSGEREIRDTADALEKKKYRFTEILPLYARLSHAEQHRVFQPHTGRRIVLATNVAETSLTVPGIKYVIDPGFARISRYSHRTKVQRLPIEPISQASANQRKGRCGRTSDGICIRLYSEEDFLARPEFTDAEILRTNLASVILQMTAAGLGDIEKFPFIDPPDHRNIRDGVQLLQELGALDPAQKDPRKRLTETGRKLAQLPVDPRLARMVLEADKNGCVREVMVIAAALSIQDPRERPADRQTQADQQHARFKDETSDFLAYLNLWRYIREQQKERGSSSFRRMCKQEYLNFLRIREWQDIYTQLRTVAKQMGMHLEEPSAGTDAPADRIHVSLLAGLLSHIGMKDVRDGSKNEYLGARNAKFAIFPGSALFKKQPKFVMSAELVETSRLWARVNAKIEPEWVEPLAGHLLKRTYSEPHWEKDQAAVMAYEKVTLYGVPIIAQRKVNYGRIDPEVSRELFIRNALVEGDWRTHHKFFADNRRLLSEVEELEHRARRRDIVVDDETLFDFYDQRVPGHVVSGAHFDSWWKRKRQEQPDFLDFEREMLIRESAEAVTKADYPDTWRQGNLKFRVTYQFEPGADADGVTVHIPLQVLNQVTDEGFDWQIPGLREEVVTELIRSLPKPIRRNYVPAPNYAKAFLEKAVPLQEPLTVTMARELKRMVGVPFEADDFDWSKVPDHLKITFRIVDERRRKLAEDKDLQALKLRLKPKARKALSQAAAATASREGGESLERTGLTDWTIGTLTRVFETRRAGQPVKAYPALVDDGDTVSVRLFDTEAEQAEAMWKGTRRLILRNIPVNPAKFASEKLTNAQKLALSANPHGSIQALFDDCAMAAADKLIADFGGPAWDEESYRKLYDRVRAEIVDTTVRTVAQVQQVLAAWQACERRLKAVQSPALLANLTDVRKQLDALVKPGFVTWAGIRRLPDLMRYLVAADRRLQQMPTNVQRDTTRMEKVHEMQDEYAWLLEQLPQGRPVPQQVLDIRWMIEELRVSYFAHALGTAYPVSDKRIVKAIDSAVP
- a CDS encoding Leu/Phe/Val dehydrogenase, producing MTDVIGAPADVLHTLFHSDQGGHEQVVLCQDRATGLKAVIAIHSTALGPALGGTRFYPYATEAEAVADALNLARGMSYKNAMAGLDHGGGKAVIIGDPERDKTEELLLAYGRMVASLGGRYVTACDVGTYVADMDVVARECRWTTGRSPENGGAGDSSVLTAFGVYQGMRASAQHLWGDPSLRDRKVGIAGVGKVGRHLVGHLRDEGAEVVITDVRKDAVQRILEQYPAGVTAVAGTEDLIRLEGLDIYAPCALGGALNDDSVPVLTARVVCGAANNQLAHPGVEKDLADRGILYAPDYVVNAGGVIQVADELHGFDFDRCRAKAAKIFDTTLAIFARAKDDGIPPAAAADRIAEQRMAEARSGHAPQ
- a CDS encoding DUF3073 domain-containing protein, with the protein product MGRGRAKAKQTKVARQLKYNSGGTDLSRLAEELGASTSPSNQSPNGDRFEDADEHDDDDLYRRYADLYEDDDEDEDESPHQHRRGA
- the purM gene encoding phosphoribosylformylglycinamidine cyclo-ligase translates to MSETTGASYAAAGVDIEAGDRAVELMKEWVKKTRRPEVLGGLGGFAGLFDASALKRYERPLLASATDGVGTKVDVARRMGVYDTIGHDLVAMVMDDIVVCGAEPLFMTDYICVGKVHPERVAAIVKGIAEGCVLAGCALVGGETAEHPGLLGEDDFDVAGAGTGVVEADRLLGADRIRSGDAVIAMASSGLHSNGYSLVRHVLLNTAGLALESEVAELGRTLGEELLEPTKIYSLDCLALTRTTDVHAFSHITGGGLAANLARVIPDALHAVVDRSTWTPGAIFDLVGRTGNVERLELEKTLNMGVGMMAIVPAESADVALATLADRGVDAWVAGEITDRGAKETGAELVGDYAA